In the genome of Streptomyces racemochromogenes, one region contains:
- a CDS encoding saccharopine dehydrogenase, which produces MPETPQLWMRAETRPTERRAPLTPEDALRLVRQGVRITVEESGHRVFPLEDYEAAGCRTAPAGSWSRAAPGSAYVLGLKELPPTPELLHHRHVYFGHAYKGQAQAPALLRRFAAGGGTLLDLEYLADAQGRRLAAFGYWAGYAGAALAALHARGALSTPLVPLPRPELDARLRAAAPDGLRALVIGAGGRSGRGACDALATAGIPVTRWGRTATRSLDRAALLGHDILVNAVLTTRPVPPFLTPADLEAGGPRRLSVIADITCDTGSELHLLPVYDRLTDWTAPARRLPGGGPPVDVIAIDNLPSLLPAEAARAFSADLLPKLAALHAPSPDPDWLRCRAAFATALAALTGPDRAA; this is translated from the coding sequence ATGCCCGAAACACCGCAGCTCTGGATGCGCGCCGAGACCCGGCCCACCGAACGCCGCGCCCCCCTGACCCCCGAGGACGCCTTACGGCTCGTCCGGCAGGGCGTACGGATCACCGTGGAGGAGTCCGGCCACCGGGTCTTCCCGCTCGAGGACTACGAGGCCGCCGGCTGCCGCACCGCGCCGGCCGGCTCCTGGTCGCGGGCCGCGCCCGGGTCCGCGTACGTCCTCGGCCTCAAGGAGCTCCCGCCGACGCCCGAGCTCCTGCACCACCGGCACGTCTACTTCGGGCACGCCTACAAGGGCCAGGCGCAGGCCCCCGCGCTGCTGCGCCGCTTCGCGGCGGGCGGCGGGACCCTGCTCGACCTGGAGTACCTCGCCGACGCGCAGGGCCGTCGGCTGGCCGCCTTCGGCTACTGGGCCGGGTACGCGGGAGCCGCGCTGGCCGCCCTGCACGCCCGCGGTGCCCTCAGCACCCCGCTGGTCCCGCTGCCCCGGCCCGAGCTGGACGCCCGGCTGCGCGCGGCGGCCCCCGACGGGCTGCGGGCACTGGTCATCGGCGCGGGCGGCCGCAGCGGGCGCGGCGCCTGCGACGCCCTCGCCACCGCCGGGATACCGGTCACCCGCTGGGGCCGCACCGCGACCCGCAGCCTGGACCGGGCCGCGCTGCTCGGCCACGACATCCTGGTCAACGCGGTGCTGACCACCCGTCCGGTGCCGCCCTTCCTCACCCCGGCGGACCTGGAGGCCGGGGGCCCCCGGCGGCTGTCGGTGATCGCCGACATCACCTGTGACACCGGATCGGAGCTGCACCTGCTCCCCGTCTACGACCGCCTCACGGACTGGACGGCCCCGGCGCGGAGGCTGCCGGGCGGCGGGCCGCCGGTGGACGTGATCGCCATCGACAACCTCCCGTCGCTGCTCCCGGCGGAGGCGGCCCGGGCCTTCTCGGCGGACCTCCTGCCCAAGCTCGCCGCCCTGCACGCGCCGTCCCCGGACCCGGACTGGCTCCGCTGCCGCGCGGCCTTCGCCACGGCCCTGGCGGCCCTGACGGGTCCGGACCGCGCGGCCTAG
- a CDS encoding AAA family ATPase, translating to MGNPGSNLRHAVPAEPSSFVGRERELARTAALLRTERLVSLVGPAGIGKSRLAARTARALVREEGAEVVWAALASLSAPRGTLARELEGRLEGRRALLVLDGCERLGERAGVLAGRLLARLPQVRILATSQRTLGFHDGAEVFVGPLPLPPEPHDPASRRPSRDLPDRAGADAFRTAGADGCAGAAEVSGYASVRLYAQRARAADPSFELTDHNAAAVAALCRALDGIPAALELAAGRAGRYSPAEALHRLTADPLGFLAEGADRPGGTDLLRAHRLSSPGERLLWTRLSVFAGSFDEAAVAQVCGFGELGPEDAAETLRRLAPALLAEPGEPGRYRLPLSVRAYEARRLAHAPGTEAALAERRHHERCRVIAERAAWLWRSGAQPQARALALRELPELRRAMDPLSEAGPAGALEVAVSLWFLWSACGLEAEGRRHLERALALHPEPRPARALCLAAWLAAAFGPAGAADPLLVEAWTAAVLEGEDTALAYLAHARGTAALWQDRPGEAGDEFRDALGQLPPEPEFGPGREVLRAALAMALAHTGPGPAPVGDGAGDDVPADLWARSWSDYAHALVQRREDRPALARTRLVAALEIQLALGDRLGQALSTELLAELEAGLGHYEESAKLLGAVAGHRPAAACTPRAERTLRARMTPEAFRAAHAEGSRSTLRDLLPEL from the coding sequence GTGGGGAACCCCGGCTCGAACCTGCGCCACGCGGTGCCGGCCGAACCGTCGAGCTTCGTGGGGCGGGAGCGCGAGCTCGCGCGCACCGCTGCCCTGCTCCGTACGGAACGCCTGGTCAGCCTGGTCGGACCAGCGGGAATAGGCAAGTCCCGGCTGGCCGCGCGGACCGCTCGCGCCCTGGTCCGCGAGGAGGGCGCGGAGGTGGTGTGGGCCGCTCTCGCGAGCCTGTCCGCGCCGCGGGGAACCCTGGCGCGGGAGTTGGAGGGGCGGCTCGAAGGCCGCCGGGCGCTGCTGGTGCTCGACGGCTGCGAGCGGCTCGGGGAGCGGGCAGGGGTGCTGGCGGGCCGGCTGCTGGCTCGATTGCCGCAGGTGCGAATTCTGGCCACCTCGCAGCGGACTCTCGGGTTCCATGACGGGGCGGAGGTCTTCGTGGGCCCGCTTCCCCTGCCGCCGGAGCCACACGATCCGGCCAGTCGGCGGCCCTCCCGCGACCTCCCCGACCGGGCCGGAGCCGACGCGTTCCGTACGGCCGGGGCCGACGGGTGCGCCGGCGCCGCCGAGGTCTCCGGCTACGCCTCCGTACGCCTCTACGCGCAGCGGGCGCGCGCCGCGGACCCCTCCTTCGAGCTCACCGACCACAACGCCGCCGCCGTCGCCGCCCTGTGCCGCGCCCTCGACGGGATCCCCGCCGCGCTGGAGCTGGCCGCCGGGCGCGCCGGCCGCTACAGCCCGGCCGAGGCGCTGCACCGGCTGACCGCCGACCCGCTCGGGTTCCTCGCCGAGGGAGCGGACCGCCCCGGCGGCACCGACCTCCTGCGCGCGCACCGGCTGTCCTCGCCCGGGGAGCGGCTGCTGTGGACCCGGCTGTCCGTCTTCGCGGGCTCCTTCGACGAGGCCGCCGTCGCGCAGGTCTGCGGCTTCGGCGAGCTCGGCCCCGAGGACGCCGCCGAGACCCTGCGCCGGCTCGCCCCCGCCCTGCTCGCGGAGCCCGGGGAGCCGGGCCGCTACCGGCTGCCCCTGTCCGTACGGGCCTACGAGGCCCGGCGGCTCGCGCACGCCCCGGGCACCGAGGCGGCGCTGGCCGAGCGCCGCCACCACGAGCGATGTCGGGTCATCGCCGAACGGGCCGCCTGGCTGTGGCGGTCGGGGGCGCAGCCCCAGGCACGCGCCCTGGCGCTGCGGGAACTGCCCGAGCTGCGCCGGGCGATGGACCCGCTGTCGGAGGCCGGACCGGCGGGGGCGCTGGAGGTGGCCGTGTCCCTGTGGTTCCTCTGGTCGGCCTGCGGGCTGGAGGCGGAGGGGCGCCGGCACCTGGAGCGGGCCCTGGCCCTGCACCCGGAGCCCCGGCCGGCCCGCGCGCTGTGCCTGGCGGCCTGGCTGGCCGCCGCCTTCGGCCCGGCGGGGGCGGCCGATCCGCTGCTGGTGGAGGCCTGGACCGCGGCCGTACTGGAGGGGGAGGACACCGCTCTGGCCTACCTTGCACATGCCCGGGGCACCGCGGCCCTGTGGCAGGACCGGCCCGGCGAGGCCGGCGACGAGTTCCGTGACGCCCTCGGCCAGCTGCCGCCGGAGCCGGAGTTCGGGCCGGGCCGGGAGGTGCTGCGGGCCGCCCTCGCGATGGCGCTCGCCCACACCGGCCCGGGGCCCGCACCCGTCGGGGACGGCGCGGGGGACGACGTCCCCGCCGACCTGTGGGCCCGGTCCTGGTCCGACTACGCCCACGCGCTCGTGCAGCGGCGCGAGGACCGCCCCGCGCTGGCCCGGACCCGGCTGGTGGCCGCCCTGGAGATCCAGCTGGCCCTCGGGGACCGGCTGGGGCAGGCCCTCTCGACGGAGCTGCTGGCCGAACTGGAGGCCGGCCTCGGCCACTACGAGGAGTCCGCCAAGCTGCTCGGCGCGGTCGCGGGCCACCGCCCGGCCGCCGCCTGCACCCCGCGCGCCGAGCGGACGCTGCGGGCCCGCATGACCCCGGAGGCCTTCCGGGCGGCGCACGCGGAGGGCTCACGGAGCACCCTGAGGGACCTGCTGCCGGAACTGTGA
- a CDS encoding Lrp/AsnC family transcriptional regulator, with amino-acid sequence MNSAISAIDDTDRALVHALQLAPRASWERLAQVLGVRPETLARRWERMTAAGDAWVCGLGLRTGNQAPCMAWVEVTCAAGAAPAVGAALTGDAHTMGVEHTTGDRDLLAFVAVPDLHMLYQYLSFRVQRIPGVVGTRSSMVTAVHASPDRWRLDQLTPAQADLLTGRGRRKGATASPAPVAPMPQEDRPLVLALAADARRSVASLARESGMSESTVRRRLGRLEAGQSLRYSCAMAAGLTGWPVSATVWAEVPEHEVADCAAVASGLRETRTCMSVSGRWNFMIGARLRTMEELSRYTADLTRRMPGLRVTDTAVALHVRKSQAQELDRTGRRVRTVRPDIWADTTPVAWDEALPYGTGRPHGTA; translated from the coding sequence ATGAACTCGGCCATTTCCGCCATCGACGACACCGACCGGGCGCTCGTCCACGCACTCCAACTCGCCCCGCGCGCGAGCTGGGAGCGCCTGGCCCAGGTCCTCGGCGTGCGTCCCGAGACCCTCGCCCGCCGCTGGGAGCGGATGACCGCCGCCGGCGACGCCTGGGTCTGCGGCCTCGGGCTGCGCACGGGCAACCAGGCCCCCTGCATGGCGTGGGTCGAGGTGACGTGTGCGGCGGGCGCCGCTCCGGCGGTGGGCGCGGCCCTGACCGGCGACGCCCACACCATGGGCGTGGAGCACACCACGGGCGACCGCGACCTGCTGGCCTTCGTCGCCGTGCCGGACCTGCACATGCTGTACCAGTACCTCTCCTTCCGGGTGCAGCGGATACCGGGCGTGGTCGGCACCCGCTCCTCGATGGTCACGGCCGTGCACGCCTCCCCCGACCGCTGGCGCCTGGACCAGCTGACGCCCGCCCAGGCCGACCTGCTGACCGGGCGCGGCCGCCGCAAGGGAGCCACCGCCTCCCCGGCGCCCGTCGCCCCGATGCCGCAGGAGGACCGGCCGCTGGTGCTGGCACTGGCCGCGGACGCGCGGCGCAGCGTGGCCTCGCTGGCCCGGGAGTCGGGCATGAGCGAGTCGACCGTACGGCGCCGCCTGGGCCGCCTTGAGGCGGGGCAGAGCCTGCGCTACAGCTGTGCGATGGCCGCGGGGCTGACGGGCTGGCCGGTGTCCGCGACCGTGTGGGCGGAGGTGCCCGAGCACGAGGTGGCCGACTGCGCGGCGGTGGCCTCGGGTCTGCGCGAGACCCGGACCTGCATGTCCGTCAGCGGCCGCTGGAACTTCATGATCGGCGCCCGGCTGCGCACCATGGAGGAACTGTCGCGGTACACCGCCGACCTGACGCGGAGGATGCCGGGGCTGCGCGTGACCGACACGGCGGTGGCCCTGCACGTACGCAAGTCGCAGGCGCAGGAGCTGGACCGCACGGGCCGGCGGGTGCGGACGGTCCGGCCGGACATCTGGGCGGACACGACGCCGGTGGCCTGGGACGAGGCCCTGCCCTACGGGAC
- a CDS encoding GDSL-type esterase/lipase family protein has translation MPPAPEVPPLSKPRTEVVGDFGVADRRSSAVIGFRKAGEGRAAPRRVRRLAGAGMVLPLAAALLAGGAGTAVAGPGTGPTAVVSMGDSYISGEAGRWKGNSLTNSGSRNGTDRAWVSGSSYDPAKVYGTTAGGCHRSDSAEVLSAGAVAETAVNLACSGAVSQNVFRASNGGVAYKGEAPQADQLAAVAASRDVKVIALSVGGNDLGFADIIKDCAYDFVLWGSYCYDDQQAGVDQKIDGVMANVGKSVDEIRAVMRQAGYADASYRIVLQSYPSPIPRGAENRYTQSDWSRLNTGGCPFWNRDSDWARDSLVPQIANRLKGVAAAKGVQFLDLRDMLQGREVCAKASKQVSSTVPASAKTGEWARWIDNNESQGLVQESMHPNYYGQLAVGRCLALAVAQPANSASSCKNTAGGDHTGMFLTAAP, from the coding sequence ATGCCACCGGCGCCGGAGGTACCCCCACTTTCCAAGCCACGCACCGAAGTTGTTGGCGACTTCGGCGTGGCCGACCGCAGGAGTTCCGCAGTGATCGGATTCCGAAAGGCCGGCGAGGGCCGTGCGGCCCCTCGTCGTGTGCGACGACTGGCCGGCGCCGGGATGGTACTGCCGCTCGCGGCCGCGCTGCTCGCCGGCGGAGCCGGGACGGCCGTGGCCGGACCCGGGACGGGGCCCACCGCCGTGGTGTCCATGGGCGACAGCTACATCTCCGGCGAGGCCGGACGCTGGAAGGGCAACAGCCTGACCAACAGCGGGAGCAGGAACGGCACCGACCGGGCGTGGGTCAGTGGCAGCTCCTACGATCCCGCGAAGGTATACGGCACCACCGCGGGCGGGTGCCACCGCTCCGACTCGGCCGAGGTGCTGAGCGCCGGAGCCGTCGCCGAGACGGCGGTGAACCTGGCCTGTTCCGGGGCGGTCTCGCAGAACGTCTTCCGCGCCTCCAACGGGGGCGTGGCCTACAAGGGCGAGGCGCCGCAGGCCGACCAGCTCGCCGCGGTCGCCGCGAGCCGCGACGTGAAGGTCATCGCGCTGTCCGTCGGCGGCAACGACCTGGGCTTCGCCGACATCATCAAGGACTGCGCGTACGACTTCGTCCTGTGGGGCTCGTACTGCTACGACGACCAGCAGGCCGGGGTCGACCAGAAGATCGACGGCGTCATGGCGAACGTCGGCAAGTCGGTCGACGAGATCCGCGCCGTGATGCGCCAGGCCGGGTACGCGGACGCCTCGTACCGGATCGTGCTCCAGTCCTACCCGTCCCCGATCCCGCGGGGCGCGGAGAACCGGTACACCCAGAGCGACTGGAGCCGGCTCAACACCGGCGGCTGTCCGTTCTGGAACCGCGACTCCGACTGGGCCCGCGACTCCCTCGTGCCGCAGATCGCGAACCGCCTCAAGGGCGTCGCGGCCGCCAAGGGCGTGCAGTTCCTGGACCTGCGGGACATGCTCCAGGGCCGTGAGGTCTGCGCGAAGGCCAGCAAGCAGGTCAGCTCCACCGTCCCGGCCTCGGCGAAGACGGGCGAATGGGCGCGCTGGATCGACAACAACGAATCGCAGGGCCTGGTCCAGGAGTCCATGCACCCCAACTACTACGGCCAGCTGGCCGTCGGCCGCTGCCTGGCCCTGGCCGTGGCCCAGCCCGCCAACTCGGCCTCCAGCTGCAAGAACACCGCCGGGGGCGACCACACCGGCATGTTCCTGACGGCCGCTCCGTAA
- a CDS encoding 3'-5' exoribonuclease domain-containing protein, whose product MAVRPARPSLYISVDIEADGPIPGPYSMISFGAAVAGRQDGAVYTAADPERHTFYRELRPISDRYVDAALAVSGLDRERLLREGADPAAAMAEFRAWVREVSAGAQPVMCGYPASFDWTFLYWYLIEFGDDSPFGHSGCLDMKTLYAAKARVPLRAAVKGRMPRELRSQRRHTHHALDDAVEQAELMSNLMLWQPDTDLP is encoded by the coding sequence ATGGCAGTCCGTCCCGCGCGTCCCAGTCTCTACATCTCCGTCGACATCGAGGCCGACGGCCCGATCCCCGGCCCCTATTCGATGATCAGCTTCGGCGCGGCCGTCGCCGGCCGCCAGGACGGGGCCGTGTACACGGCCGCCGACCCGGAACGGCACACCTTCTACCGGGAGCTGCGCCCCATCAGCGACCGGTACGTGGACGCCGCCCTCGCCGTCAGCGGCCTGGACCGCGAACGCCTGCTCCGCGAGGGCGCCGACCCGGCCGCGGCGATGGCGGAGTTCCGAGCGTGGGTGCGGGAGGTCTCGGCCGGGGCGCAGCCGGTGATGTGCGGCTACCCGGCCTCCTTCGACTGGACCTTCCTCTACTGGTACCTGATCGAGTTCGGGGACGACAGCCCCTTCGGCCACTCCGGCTGCCTGGACATGAAGACCCTGTACGCGGCCAAGGCCCGGGTCCCCCTGCGGGCGGCCGTGAAGGGCCGGATGCCCCGCGAACTGCGCTCGCAGCGCCGCCACACCCACCACGCGCTGGACGACGCGGTCGAGCAGGCGGAGCTGATGAGCAACCTGATGCTCTGGCAGCCGGACACGGACCTCCCGTAG